In a single window of the Terriglobus roseus genome:
- a CDS encoding di-heme oxidoredictase family protein has product MKPVRRALRPLFLLLFSASSLTPAFAQHTPPGFRARDPGPRPNPKSAIPNPVPNLNANEIALFTESLLRVSELEGTCDTCVQQPQGVLPLDPDPSNPFSPKKLVNSAGMGPVFNADQCFTCHSQPAIGGSAQRKNAAFEVAGRMGANNTVPSFEERNGAFREVRFKFGKNGARDGGVHSLFTLAGRSDVPAACRVQQPDFDREMQERNLAFRIPLQLFGLGLIESIQDSTIRENMRADRDEKRSLGIEGRPNINPNTGTISRFGWKAQNASLTVFAGEAYNVEMGISNDLFPIARNEDPECNKAYEPFDVPRTDAVSYNNPLKIMPAWLMFTEFMRFVDAPQPAPMTASASRGKQLFKEVGCAFCHTPSMQTPGTANPSGQWDEVGAHTVALRGQTVNLYSDLLVHHMGATLADNIVQGNAGPDEFRTTPLWGLGQRIYFLHDGRTSDLMTAIQDHFSFPGFDGGDNPAKDRDSAKYGFSEANGTVSRFNRLPEVDKQSILEFLRAL; this is encoded by the coding sequence GTGAAGCCTGTCCGTCGCGCTTTGCGTCCTCTGTTCCTGCTGCTCTTCTCTGCCTCGTCTCTCACGCCGGCATTCGCCCAGCACACACCTCCGGGATTCCGCGCGCGCGATCCCGGGCCGCGCCCGAATCCGAAGAGCGCGATTCCGAATCCTGTTCCTAACTTGAACGCGAACGAGATCGCACTGTTCACGGAAAGTCTGCTTCGTGTCTCGGAGCTTGAGGGCACTTGCGACACCTGCGTGCAGCAGCCCCAGGGCGTGCTGCCGCTCGATCCCGATCCGAGCAATCCGTTCTCGCCCAAGAAGCTCGTCAACTCGGCGGGTATGGGGCCGGTCTTCAACGCAGACCAGTGTTTCACCTGCCACTCCCAGCCTGCCATCGGTGGCAGTGCCCAGCGGAAGAACGCTGCCTTCGAGGTGGCTGGCAGGATGGGTGCGAACAATACCGTGCCCAGCTTCGAGGAACGCAACGGCGCCTTCCGCGAGGTGCGGTTCAAGTTTGGAAAGAATGGCGCACGGGACGGTGGCGTCCATAGCTTGTTCACCCTCGCGGGTCGATCAGACGTTCCGGCGGCCTGCCGAGTGCAGCAGCCCGACTTCGATAGGGAGATGCAGGAGCGCAATCTGGCCTTTCGCATTCCCTTGCAGCTCTTCGGACTTGGGCTGATTGAATCGATTCAGGACTCGACCATTCGGGAGAATATGCGTGCCGACCGCGACGAGAAGCGGTCGCTTGGTATCGAGGGTCGTCCCAACATCAACCCGAACACCGGAACGATCAGCCGCTTCGGATGGAAGGCACAAAATGCCTCGCTGACAGTCTTCGCCGGTGAAGCGTACAACGTGGAGATGGGCATCAGCAACGATCTGTTTCCGATCGCCCGCAACGAAGATCCCGAGTGCAACAAAGCCTACGAGCCCTTTGATGTTCCGCGCACCGACGCAGTGTCTTACAACAATCCCCTGAAGATCATGCCCGCGTGGCTTATGTTCACAGAGTTCATGCGTTTTGTGGACGCTCCGCAGCCCGCTCCGATGACCGCCTCTGCTTCGCGCGGGAAGCAGTTGTTCAAGGAGGTCGGTTGCGCCTTCTGCCACACGCCTTCCATGCAGACGCCCGGCACGGCCAACCCGTCCGGCCAGTGGGATGAAGTCGGTGCGCATACCGTGGCTCTCCGCGGGCAGACGGTGAACCTGTACTCCGATCTGCTGGTGCACCACATGGGCGCGACTCTGGCGGACAACATTGTGCAGGGGAATGCTGGTCCCGATGAGTTTCGGACCACGCCACTCTGGGGTTTGGGGCAGCGTATCTACTTCCTGCACGACGGACGCACGTCCGACCTGATGACCGCCATCCAGGACCACTTCTCATTCCCCGGCTTCGACGGCGGCGATAACCCTGCAAAGGATCGCGACTCTGCGAAGTATGGCTTCTCGGAGGCGAACGGGACTGTCAGTCGCTTCAACAGACTGCCGGAAGTCGATAAGCAATCCATCCTGGAGTTTCTGAGGGCCCTTTGA